In a single window of the uncultured Dysgonomonas sp. genome:
- the cysK gene encoding cysteine synthase A codes for MGKIAKKLTDLIGNTPLLELSNYNKKHGLEAAVIGKLEYFNPASSVKDRIANAMIEDAEASGVLKPDSELIEPTSGNTGIGLAFVAAAKGYKLTLTMPETMSIERRNLLKALGANIVLTPGPEGMKGAIAKAEELQKENPKAVLLQQFANPANPAIHKRTTAEEIWRDTDGKVDIFVSGVGTGGTVSGVGETLKKYNPNVKIIAVEPTDSPVLSGGTPGPHKIQGIGAGFIPKTYDASVVDGIIQVSNDDAIRTSRELAREEGLLVGISSGAAAYAATLLARKPENKGKNIVVILPDTGERYLSTVLYAFEEYPL; via the coding sequence ATGGGAAAAATTGCTAAAAAACTAACAGACCTTATTGGTAACACTCCATTGCTGGAGCTTTCAAATTATAATAAAAAACACGGACTTGAAGCTGCAGTAATCGGAAAACTGGAATATTTCAATCCGGCATCGAGTGTAAAAGATCGTATTGCCAATGCGATGATAGAAGATGCTGAAGCATCAGGTGTTTTAAAGCCTGATAGTGAGCTGATTGAGCCAACCAGCGGTAATACAGGTATCGGACTAGCTTTTGTAGCTGCGGCTAAAGGGTATAAACTGACTTTGACAATGCCGGAGACGATGAGTATCGAACGTCGTAATTTGTTGAAAGCATTAGGTGCTAATATCGTTTTAACACCGGGTCCGGAGGGTATGAAAGGCGCTATTGCAAAGGCTGAAGAATTACAGAAAGAAAATCCAAAAGCTGTGCTCTTGCAGCAGTTTGCTAACCCTGCTAACCCTGCAATTCATAAACGTACTACGGCTGAAGAAATCTGGCGGGATACAGATGGGAAAGTTGATATTTTTGTATCCGGAGTAGGTACAGGAGGTACAGTAAGCGGAGTAGGGGAGACATTGAAAAAATACAACCCGAATGTAAAGATTATAGCAGTTGAACCAACCGATTCCCCAGTGCTGTCGGGCGGAACACCTGGGCCACATAAAATACAAGGTATCGGGGCCGGTTTTATACCTAAAACATATGATGCTTCTGTTGTAGATGGAATAATTCAAGTGAGCAACGATGATGCAATACGCACAAGCCGTGAGTTGGCCAGAGAAGAAGGTCTGCTAGTCGGAATATCTTCTGGTGCAGCTGCTTATGCCGCAACTTTGTTAGCGAGGAAACCTGAAAATAAAGGTAAGAATATAGTTGTTATCTTACCTGATACAGGTGAGCGCTATTTGTCTACAGTGTTGTATGCCTTTGAGGAGTATCCTCTTTAA
- a CDS encoding alpha-L-rhamnosidase yields MYKINIISVLFLLYSCFSFSLLGAENIKIVNLKTEYTETPLGIDVEKPRFSWQMKSTEQGCYQKAYQIQVTDEKGLKVWDSEKTEENISLNIIYAGIPLKPATRYIWKVSVWDQSNTKHTAESWFETGLMNPDPLLSAWNGAQWIGGDNKDMILYSSYLPVFKIGFSLKLDEASGTTKAGFIYGANDSRLMDKYKNLYKLENGKDTSFLLVELDISSLSVNGSAYLHIYRAGYDPQDKKDVPLKSIPVPTAIINDRNKYEIHRVYLSSVFGYTHIYMDGTEKDNLLGEMNLNPLGQGGDFIAFPMLAEIGFFVPKSQTAYFSDVEIRNYRSPSNILFSEDLKEQQYVGIFSAFSKNLTVKNASYQIEGKDSGVFIIANPERNSMPMLRTTFATSGSEISKARLYVTSRGVYEIFMNGRRIGDDYLNPGLTQYNKTHLYQTYDVTDHLLTGQNAIGATLGEGWWSGGATYTGEFWNFFGDRQSLLAKLVITYSDGKEEVIVTNPSTWNYFNNGPLVYSSFFQGAVYDASRDSLVEGWSMADYDDSEWKNAVETGLTGYISTDPINKQHNMPMADDYTNMRLIGQFGETVKKIKQLTAVSVEEVRPGVFVYDMGQNMAGVPQIKLKGMGAGKRITLRFAEVKYPDLPEYKDNTGMIMLENIRAAMAQDIYITKGGDETINPRFTFHGYRYIEITGIEQPLPLNAVEGEVLSSIHELASHYETSNPKVNKLWKNITWSTFSNFLSIPTDCPQRNERLGWSGDISVFSRTATYLANVSQFLNRHLLAMRDTQREDGRFTDVAPLGGGFGGILWGSAGITVAWENYQQYNDTQMLAEHYDAMESYVDFLIRQIDPDTNIMGNKYRQNWGSLGDWLSPEYDKSEKSLMWEAYFIYDLTLMKKIATVLDKKEDAHRYEELCTERKAFFNKTYIDSETGKTVFPDKDDTGQKRLIDTQVSYALALVFDIFDDSNKEKALNNFVSTITRRNIADIGTICPPYSLMTGFIGTAWINKAISDCERTDIAYRLLQQTDYPSWLYSVEQGATTIWERLNSYTHSDGFGGNNRMNSFNHYSFGAIGAWMYNYSLGIERDEAYPGFKHFILKPEPDPSGEMTYAKGYYDSMYGRIESFWEIRGDAYHYQFSIPANTSATLCLKASSADKVTEGGKPLSSLKGVKCLKSDNGYMVFELQSGDYHIQVRK; encoded by the coding sequence ATGTATAAAATAAATATTATTTCAGTCCTGTTTTTACTGTATAGTTGCTTCTCTTTCTCTCTTTTGGGTGCTGAGAATATCAAAATCGTGAATCTGAAAACTGAATACACAGAGACTCCTCTAGGTATCGATGTGGAAAAACCCCGGTTCAGCTGGCAAATGAAATCTACAGAACAGGGGTGTTATCAAAAGGCCTACCAGATACAGGTTACAGATGAGAAGGGTCTAAAAGTATGGGATTCGGAAAAAACAGAAGAGAATATTTCACTGAATATAATATATGCAGGCATTCCTTTAAAACCTGCTACACGCTATATCTGGAAAGTTTCTGTTTGGGATCAGAGTAATACAAAACATACAGCGGAATCATGGTTTGAAACAGGCCTGATGAATCCCGATCCTCTGCTCTCAGCCTGGAATGGGGCTCAATGGATTGGTGGAGATAATAAGGATATGATCTTATATTCTTCATATCTACCCGTTTTCAAAATCGGGTTCTCATTAAAGTTGGATGAAGCTTCAGGAACGACTAAAGCCGGATTCATTTACGGAGCTAACGATAGCCGGCTAATGGATAAATATAAGAACCTCTACAAACTGGAAAACGGAAAAGATACTTCCTTTCTTCTTGTAGAATTGGATATTTCTTCCTTATCGGTAAATGGTTCTGCATATTTGCATATCTATAGGGCCGGATATGACCCTCAGGATAAGAAGGATGTACCTTTGAAGAGTATCCCTGTTCCGACTGCTATAATTAATGATAGGAACAAGTATGAAATCCATAGAGTTTATCTGTCATCCGTTTTCGGATACACCCATATTTATATGGATGGAACAGAAAAAGATAATTTATTAGGAGAGATGAATCTTAACCCTTTAGGACAGGGTGGTGATTTTATTGCTTTTCCTATGCTTGCCGAAATAGGTTTTTTTGTGCCCAAAAGCCAAACAGCTTATTTCTCGGATGTGGAGATTCGTAATTATCGCAGTCCGTCTAATATTCTGTTTTCGGAGGATCTGAAAGAACAACAGTATGTGGGAATATTCTCTGCTTTTAGCAAGAATTTAACAGTAAAAAACGCTTCTTATCAGATCGAAGGAAAAGACTCCGGTGTTTTTATAATTGCAAATCCGGAAAGGAATTCAATGCCAATGTTGCGTACTACTTTTGCCACATCCGGATCGGAGATATCCAAAGCCCGGTTGTATGTGACTTCCCGCGGAGTTTATGAAATATTTATGAATGGCAGGCGAATAGGTGATGATTATCTCAATCCCGGACTAACCCAGTACAACAAAACTCATCTGTATCAGACATATGATGTTACAGATCATTTGCTTACCGGACAAAATGCCATAGGGGCGACATTAGGCGAAGGCTGGTGGAGTGGCGGTGCTACTTATACAGGTGAATTCTGGAATTTCTTCGGAGACAGGCAATCCTTGCTGGCAAAACTTGTGATAACTTATTCTGACGGAAAAGAAGAGGTCATCGTGACTAATCCTTCGACATGGAACTATTTTAATAACGGACCCTTAGTTTATAGCAGTTTTTTTCAGGGAGCAGTATATGATGCTTCCCGGGATTCGCTGGTCGAGGGATGGTCTATGGCGGATTATGACGATTCCGAATGGAAAAATGCGGTGGAAACCGGCTTAACCGGGTATATTAGTACAGATCCTATAAACAAGCAGCATAATATGCCGATGGCAGACGACTATACCAACATGAGGCTTATCGGTCAGTTTGGCGAAACTGTAAAAAAGATAAAACAACTTACTGCTGTTTCTGTAGAAGAAGTTCGTCCGGGTGTTTTTGTATATGATATGGGACAAAATATGGCAGGAGTTCCCCAAATAAAGCTAAAGGGAATGGGTGCAGGGAAAAGAATAACACTGCGTTTTGCCGAAGTTAAATATCCCGATCTGCCGGAATATAAAGATAATACGGGAATGATCATGCTGGAAAATATCCGTGCAGCTATGGCACAGGATATTTACATAACAAAAGGGGGAGATGAAACGATCAATCCTCGCTTTACTTTCCATGGATATCGCTATATTGAAATAACAGGAATAGAACAACCTTTGCCTCTGAATGCTGTAGAAGGTGAAGTGCTGAGTTCGATACACGAACTGGCATCACACTATGAGACATCGAACCCTAAAGTCAATAAACTCTGGAAGAATATCACTTGGTCTACATTCAGTAATTTTCTATCCATACCTACCGATTGCCCTCAACGGAATGAACGTTTGGGATGGAGCGGGGATATATCTGTGTTTTCCCGCACAGCGACCTATCTGGCGAATGTGTCGCAATTCCTCAATAGGCATTTATTGGCGATGAGAGATACCCAAAGAGAAGACGGTAGGTTTACCGATGTAGCTCCTCTGGGTGGTGGTTTTGGCGGTATTTTATGGGGTAGCGCAGGTATAACGGTGGCTTGGGAAAACTATCAGCAATATAATGATACACAGATGTTGGCGGAACACTACGATGCGATGGAAAGCTATGTTGATTTTCTGATTCGGCAAATTGATCCAGATACCAATATAATGGGAAATAAATACAGGCAAAACTGGGGAAGCCTCGGTGATTGGCTTAGTCCCGAATATGATAAGAGTGAAAAATCGCTTATGTGGGAAGCCTATTTCATCTATGATCTGACATTAATGAAAAAGATAGCAACTGTATTGGATAAAAAAGAAGACGCCCACAGATATGAGGAACTATGCACAGAACGTAAAGCATTTTTTAATAAGACTTATATTGACAGTGAAACAGGTAAAACAGTTTTTCCTGATAAAGATGATACGGGACAAAAGAGATTGATAGATACACAGGTGTCATATGCCTTGGCTCTTGTCTTTGATATTTTTGATGATTCTAACAAAGAAAAAGCATTGAATAACTTTGTTTCAACTATCACTCGGAGGAACATAGCTGATATAGGAACTATATGCCCTCCTTACTCTCTTATGACAGGATTTATCGGGACGGCGTGGATCAACAAAGCTATCTCTGATTGCGAGCGTACAGATATAGCTTATCGTCTCCTTCAGCAGACAGATTATCCGTCTTGGTTATACTCAGTAGAGCAAGGGGCGACTACAATATGGGAACGCCTCAATTCCTACACTCATTCAGATGGATTTGGAGGGAATAACCGGATGAATTCTTTTAACCATTACTCTTTTGGAGCCATCGGAGCATGGATGTATAATTATTCCTTAGGAATTGAGAGGGACGAAGCCTATCCCGGATTCAAACATTTTATTCTAAAGCCGGAACCTGACCCTAGTGGTGAAATGACGTATGCAAAAGGATATTATGACTCGATGTACGGCCGTATAGAAAGTTTCTGGGAAATAAGGGGTGATGCTTACCATTATCAGTTTTCCATTCCGGCCAATACTTCGGCAACGCTTTGCCTGAAAGCCTCCTCCGCCGATAAGGTAACCGAAGGGGGTAAACCTCTTTCATCATTAAAAGGGGTGAAATGCCTGAAGTCTGATAACGGATATATGGTTTTTGAATTGCAATCAGGAGATTATCATATACAGGTAAGAAAATAG
- a CDS encoding glycoside hydrolase family 2 TIM barrel-domain containing protein: MNIKFKLFVISFLILACISDISASDRRISINKGWKFHRGSTSNAEQPAFNDTKWRTLDLPHDWSIEPVPVQREGITVGPFSKINESGAGGADTGQTLGGEGWYRKEFTIEKEDADKLFTLYFEGIYNQSEVWVNGKKVYFNPYGYTSFKTEITGYCNAPGIPNIIVVKAVNTGQNSRWYSGSGIYRNVWLIKTDKIHLNEWDTFIDASRLAGKDAEIRFSTIIRNRDMQSDSAKLKIKIVSPSGQEVSSTYYNAVLSAETPVSMSFNVKNPELWSVDKPMLYTAEVSVEANGKNYDHIKIPFGIRTISFSSEKGFLLNGKSIKLKGGCVHHDNGLLGAAAIDRAEEKKVELLKANGYNAVRCAHNQVSEQFLNACDRLGILVIHETFDQWQKPKREQDYHRFFDEWSDKDLAASVRRDRNHPSIIMWSIGNEIEQRADSVGEVIAKRLVNTIRQYDTSRYTTVGANDFWDRRQFSWDKDSHRAFDNVDIAGYNYVWWKYESDYRAYPDRIIYGSESYPKDAAQNWNLVEKHPYIIGDFVWTAIDYIGEAGLGHTLELSEGEHNPQFMGWPWYNAWCGDIDFCGDKKPQSYYRDILWRERKISMAVRPPVAPGKKEIVNGWGWTDELLSWNWKGMEGQTMRVNVYSRSPKVRLYLNDKLIGEKETDKENYTATFDVAYTPGILRAVNLDKNKETATSVLKTTGIPASIRLTADRETIKADKNDLSYVKIEIVDEDGDVIPDATLPVNIKCTGNGSVIAAGNAAYDDMKSFRSLNPNTFRGKAIAIIQPDESKGEINLSVSAEGLPESSIIIQAY, from the coding sequence ATGAATATTAAATTCAAGTTATTCGTTATTTCATTCCTTATCCTAGCTTGTATCAGCGACATATCTGCTTCGGATCGAAGAATAAGCATAAACAAGGGGTGGAAGTTTCATCGGGGTAGCACTTCAAACGCTGAGCAGCCGGCTTTCAATGATACTAAATGGAGGACACTTGATTTGCCTCACGATTGGAGTATCGAACCTGTTCCTGTCCAAAGAGAGGGAATCACAGTCGGTCCTTTTTCCAAAATCAACGAAAGCGGGGCAGGAGGAGCGGATACGGGACAAACACTTGGAGGTGAAGGATGGTATCGTAAAGAGTTTACAATCGAAAAAGAAGATGCGGATAAATTGTTCACCCTCTATTTTGAAGGAATATATAATCAATCGGAAGTATGGGTCAACGGTAAGAAAGTCTATTTCAATCCTTATGGCTATACATCTTTTAAAACAGAAATAACCGGATATTGTAATGCTCCCGGCATACCGAATATAATAGTTGTGAAAGCGGTCAACACCGGACAAAACAGTCGTTGGTATTCAGGGTCGGGTATTTACCGGAATGTATGGTTAATAAAAACGGATAAAATACATCTGAATGAATGGGATACATTTATAGATGCATCCCGGTTAGCAGGGAAAGATGCAGAAATCAGATTTTCCACAATTATACGTAATCGGGATATGCAAAGCGATTCTGCAAAGCTGAAGATTAAGATAGTTTCACCTTCGGGACAGGAAGTCTCTTCTACATATTACAATGCAGTATTGTCTGCAGAAACCCCTGTGTCAATGTCTTTTAATGTGAAAAATCCGGAATTATGGTCGGTTGATAAACCAATGCTATATACGGCAGAGGTATCGGTAGAGGCTAATGGGAAAAATTATGATCACATAAAGATACCTTTCGGGATACGTACTATTTCCTTTTCTTCCGAAAAAGGTTTCTTATTGAATGGAAAATCCATTAAACTGAAAGGAGGTTGTGTACATCACGATAATGGGTTGTTAGGAGCCGCCGCCATAGACAGGGCAGAGGAAAAGAAAGTGGAACTGCTGAAAGCTAACGGGTATAATGCAGTGAGGTGCGCCCACAATCAAGTTTCGGAACAATTTCTGAATGCTTGTGACAGATTGGGTATTCTGGTTATCCACGAAACATTTGACCAATGGCAGAAGCCTAAGCGCGAGCAGGATTATCATCGGTTCTTTGACGAATGGAGCGATAAGGACCTTGCAGCCTCTGTCCGCCGGGATAGGAATCATCCGTCGATAATTATGTGGAGTATAGGAAATGAAATAGAACAGCGTGCCGACTCTGTGGGCGAAGTGATAGCAAAGAGGCTGGTAAATACGATCAGGCAATATGATACGAGCCGCTATACTACTGTCGGTGCAAATGATTTTTGGGATAGGCGGCAGTTTAGCTGGGACAAGGATTCTCACAGGGCATTTGATAATGTAGATATTGCAGGATATAACTATGTATGGTGGAAATACGAAAGCGATTATAGGGCTTATCCCGACCGGATAATCTACGGAAGTGAATCATACCCGAAAGATGCCGCTCAGAATTGGAATCTGGTAGAAAAACATCCGTATATCATTGGCGATTTTGTGTGGACAGCTATAGACTATATCGGGGAAGCCGGATTGGGTCATACACTCGAACTATCCGAAGGAGAACATAACCCTCAGTTTATGGGTTGGCCGTGGTATAATGCATGGTGTGGCGACATTGATTTCTGTGGAGATAAAAAACCGCAATCTTATTATCGGGATATCCTGTGGCGGGAACGTAAAATATCTATGGCCGTCCGCCCTCCGGTAGCTCCGGGGAAAAAGGAAATAGTGAATGGTTGGGGATGGACCGATGAACTGTTAAGCTGGAACTGGAAAGGGATGGAAGGACAGACAATGAGAGTGAATGTATACAGCCGCTCACCTAAAGTAAGGCTATACCTTAATGATAAATTGATAGGCGAAAAGGAAACAGATAAGGAGAATTATACTGCGACCTTTGATGTGGCGTATACTCCCGGAATACTGAGGGCTGTGAATTTAGATAAGAATAAAGAAACAGCAACTTCTGTACTGAAAACAACAGGAATACCGGCCTCTATCAGACTGACAGCCGACCGTGAAACAATAAAGGCAGACAAGAACGATCTCTCGTATGTCAAAATAGAGATTGTAGATGAAGACGGAGATGTTATACCCGACGCAACACTGCCTGTTAATATAAAATGTACAGGTAACGGTTCCGTTATTGCTGCAGGAAATGCCGCGTATGATGATATGAAAAGTTTTCGCTCGTTGAACCCAAACACTTTCCGTGGAAAAGCGATAGCCATTATTCAACCGGATGAAAGCAAAGGTGAAATAAACCTTAGCGTGTCTGCGGAAGGATTGCCCGAATCTTCTATTATAATACAAGCGTATTAA
- a CDS encoding glycoside hydrolase family 30 protein, whose amino-acid sequence MKKTNLFIIALSFLSMGACTSQKANWISTTADNAWQYKAGVILENTPKTADYYEIMVDNPDQTIEGFGTCFNELCWDAIQLVDKAKQEEILRNLFDPEDGLNFTFCRTSIAANDYSREWYSYNETDGDFEMKNFSIERDKETVIPFIKSALALNPDIKLWASPWSVPTWMKTNKYYANQSGPCNDLPKEKEVPLYNDQVIQKPEYLQALALYYSKYLDAYKKESIDISMIMYQNEAFTFSQWPNGSWKPQSIADFNMKYLGPHLAETHPEVEIYAGTFNTSDPQVYEAVLNHPDSKKYIKGVGVQWEGRDIFPKLRELYPGFKLMQSESECGWGDFSWKHAEHTFNLMKRYINGGANSYMNWNSVLKDDGSSTWCWKQNALIRIMSDTKEVIYTPEYYVYKHVISMVPNGSKRLPVESANGKEPNMLAFKTPGNDIILIAANYEETPVGVSIKVNDDYMSVNLEPKSFNTFVIK is encoded by the coding sequence ATGAAAAAGACGAATCTGTTTATTATTGCACTCTCATTTCTATCGATGGGTGCATGTACATCCCAAAAAGCTAACTGGATAAGTACCACTGCCGATAATGCCTGGCAATACAAAGCGGGGGTAATATTAGAAAACACGCCGAAAACTGCTGATTACTATGAGATCATGGTAGATAACCCTGATCAGACAATAGAAGGATTCGGCACTTGCTTTAATGAATTATGCTGGGATGCTATCCAGTTGGTTGATAAGGCAAAGCAAGAGGAAATATTGAGGAATCTGTTTGATCCTGAAGACGGGTTAAATTTTACATTTTGCAGGACATCTATTGCTGCAAACGACTATTCGCGGGAATGGTATAGCTATAATGAAACGGATGGCGACTTCGAAATGAAGAATTTCAGTATCGAACGCGATAAAGAGACTGTAATACCATTTATAAAGTCCGCGTTGGCTTTGAACCCCGATATAAAATTGTGGGCTTCGCCATGGAGTGTACCTACATGGATGAAAACGAATAAATATTATGCAAATCAGAGCGGCCCTTGCAATGATTTACCTAAGGAAAAGGAAGTCCCTCTCTATAACGACCAGGTAATTCAGAAGCCGGAATATCTTCAGGCATTGGCTCTTTATTACTCTAAATATTTGGATGCTTACAAAAAGGAAAGTATCGATATATCAATGATAATGTATCAGAACGAAGCTTTTACATTCAGCCAATGGCCAAATGGATCATGGAAACCTCAGAGCATTGCTGATTTTAATATGAAATACCTTGGTCCGCATCTGGCAGAGACCCATCCTGAAGTTGAGATATATGCAGGTACATTTAATACATCCGATCCTCAGGTATATGAAGCTGTATTAAATCATCCCGATTCGAAAAAATATATAAAAGGAGTTGGTGTGCAATGGGAAGGGCGTGATATATTCCCAAAACTGAGAGAATTATACCCGGGCTTCAAGTTAATGCAGTCTGAAAGCGAATGTGGATGGGGTGATTTCAGCTGGAAACATGCCGAACATACTTTTAACCTGATGAAGCGCTATATTAATGGTGGAGCTAATTCTTATATGAACTGGAATTCTGTTCTCAAAGATGATGGTAGCAGCACATGGTGCTGGAAACAGAATGCATTGATCCGTATTATGAGTGATACGAAAGAAGTTATATATACTCCTGAATATTATGTGTATAAGCATGTTATCTCTATGGTTCCTAACGGCTCAAAAAGACTTCCTGTAGAAAGTGCTAACGGAAAAGAGCCTAATATGCTGGCCTTCAAAACTCCGGGGAATGATATAATACTGATTGCGGCTAATTATGAAGAGACACCAGTTGGAGTAAGTATAAAGGTGAATGACGATTACATGTCTGTGAATCTCGAACCGAAGTCATTTAATACGTTTGTCATAAAATAA